One genomic region from Sciurus carolinensis chromosome 2, mSciCar1.2, whole genome shotgun sequence encodes:
- the Carmil3 gene encoding capping protein, Arp2/3 and myosin-I linker protein 3 isoform X7, whose product MQTHQRGPETHPPTLRLQHLPPIVCVVASPRPMLPCVTTMGCTAVRRCNGDLALMVAALAYNQWFTKLYCKDLRLGSEVLEQVLHTLSKSGSLEELVLDNAGLKTDFVQKLAGVFGENGSCVLHALTLSHNPIEDKGFLSLSQQLLCFPTGLTKLCLAKTAISPRGLQALGQTFGANPAFASSLRYLDLSKNPGLLATDEANALYSFLAQPNALVHLDLSGTDCAVDLLLGALLHGCCSHLTYLNLARNSCSHRKGREAPPAFKQFFSSAYTLSHVNLSATRLPLEALRALLQGLSLNSHLSDLHLDLSSCELRSAGAQALQEQLGAVTCVGSLDLSDNGFDSDLLTLVPALGKNKSLKHLFLGKNFNVKAKTLEEILHKLVQLIQEEDCSLQSLSVADSRLKLRTSILINALGSNTCLAKVDLSGNGMEDIGAKMLSKALQINSSLRTILWDRNNTSALGFLDIARALESNHTLRFMSFPVSDISQAYRSAPERTEDVWQKIQWCLVRNNHSQTCPQEQAFRLQQGLVTSSAEQMLQRLCGRVQEEVRALRLCPLEPVQDELLYARDLIKDAKNSRALFPSLYELGHVLANDGPVRQRLESVASEVSKAVDKELQVILESMVSLTQELCPVAMRVAEGHNKMLSNVAERVTVPRNFIRGALLEQAGQDIQNKLDEVKLSVVTYLTNSIVDEILQELYHSHKSLARHLTQLRTLSDPPGGLGQGQDLSSRSRGRNHDQEETTDDELGTNIDTMAIKKQKRCRKIRPVSAFISGSPQDMESQLGSLGIPPGWFSGLGGSQPTASGSWEGLSELPTHGYKLRHQTQGRPRPPRTTPPGPGRPTQVPVPGTRQENGMASRLDEGLEDFFSRRVMDESSSYPRTLRTVRPGLSETPLPPLQKKRRRGLFHFRRPRSFKGDRGPGSPTAGLLLPPPPPPPPTQESPPSPDPPSLGNNSSPCWSPEEETSLLPGFGGGRGPSFRRKMGTEGSEPGEGDPAPGTAQQPRAHGVALPGLGRAKGWSFDGKREGTGPDLDDSTQAWQKRRSSDDAGPGAWKPPPPPQSTKPSFSAMRRAEATWHIAEESAPNHSCQSPSPASQDGEEEKEGALFPERMVPARNAKLQDPPLAPRPPKPVAVPRGRRPPQVPGGREETETGNTAPGVNKSRLRLGSQQDQEEPEVQGPPDTGRRTAPLKPKRTRRAQSCDKLEPDRRRPPDPSGASGTSEPGTD is encoded by the exons ATGCAGACACACCAGAGGGGCCCCGAGACACATCCCCCAACTCTGAGACTTCAACATCTACCACCCATAGTGTGTGTG GTGGCTTCTCCGAGACCTATGCTGCCCTGTGTGACTACAATGGGCTGCACTGCCGTGAGGAGGTGCAATGG AGACTTGGCCCTAATGGTGGCAGCCTTGGCCTACAACCAGTGGTTTACCAAACTCTACTGCAAAGACCTGCGGCTG GGCTCAGAAGTTCTAGAACAGGTGCTACATACCCTGAGCAAGTCCGGGAGCCTGGAAGAACTGGTGCTGGACAATGCTGGACTTAAGAC GGACTTTGTCCAGAAGCTGGCCGGGGTGTTTGGGGAGAACGGGAGCTGTGTGCTGCATGCCCTCACTCTGTCCCACAACCCCATCGAGGACAAGG GTTTCCTCAGTCTGAGCCAGCAGCTACTCTGCTTCCCTACTGGCCTCACCAAGCTGTGCTTGGCCAAGACTGCCATTTCCCCCCGAG GGCTCCAGGCACTGGGCCAGACATTTGGGGCCAACCCGGCCTTCGCCAGCTCCCTTCGATACCTGGACCTGAGCAAGAACCCTGGGCTGCTTGCCACCGACGAAGCCAAT GCTCTGTACAGTTTCCTGGCCCAACCCAATGCCCTGGTGCACCTGGACCTGTCGGGAACTGACTGCGCTGTTGACTTG CTTCTGGGTGCCCTGCTCCATGGCTGCTGCTCCCACCTCACCTACCTCAACCTGGCTCGCAACAGCTGTTCCCAcag GAAGGGCCGGGAGGCCCCACCAGCCTTCAAGCAGTTCTTCAGCAGCGCCTACACACTGAGCCACGTCAACCTGTCCGCAACAAGGCTGCCCCTGGAGGCCCTCAG GGCACTGCTTCAGGGCCTCTCCCTCAACAGTCACCTCAGTGATTTGCACCTGGACCTCAGCAGCTGTGAG CTCCGCTCAGCAGGAGCCCAGGCCTTGCAGGAGCAGCTGGGGGCCGTCACCTGTGTGGGGAGCCTAGATCTGTCAGACAATG GGTTTGACTCGGACCTCCTGACCCTGGTGCCTGCACTTGGCAAGAACAAGTCCCTCAAGCACCTGTTCCTGGGCAAGAACTTCAATGTCAAAGCCAA GACCCTGGAGGAGATCCTCCACAAGCTGGTGCAACTGATCCAGGAAGAGGACTGT TCCCTGCAGTCACTCTCAGTGGCAGACTCCCGACTGAAGCTTCGTACTAGCATCCTCATCAATGCCCTGGGCAGTAACACCTGCCTGGCCAAGGTGGATCTAAGCGGCAATGGCATGGAGGACATCGGGGCCAAGATGCTATCTAAGGCCCTGCAGATAAACTCCTCCCTCAG AACTATCCTATGGGATCGGAACAATACATCTGCCCTGGGCTTCCTGGATATTGCGAGGGCCCTGGAGAG TAACCACACACTGCGCTTCATGTCCTTCCCGGTGAGTGACATCTCCCAAGCCTACCGCAGTGCCCCTGAGCGCACAGAGGATGTCTGGCAGAAG ATCCAATGGTGTCTGGTGAGGAACAACCACTCTCAGACATGCCCTCAGGAGCAGGCCTTCAGGCTGCAGCAGGGCCTGGTGACCAGCAGCGCCGAGCAA atgctgcagcGGCTGTGTGGACGAGTTCAGGAGGAGGTACGGGCACTGAGGCTGTGCCCTTTGGAACCTGTGCAAGATGAGCTGCTCTATGCTCGGGACCTCATCAAGGATGCCAAAAACTCCCGGGCG CTGTTTCCCAGCCTCTATGAGCTGGGCCACGTGCTGGCCAATGATGGGCCTGTTCGGCAGAGGCTAGAGTCAGTAGCCAGTGAGGTGTCCAAGGCTGTGGACAAGGAGCTGCAG GTGATCCTGGAATCCATGGTCAGCCTAACGCAGGAGTTATGCCCTGTAGCCATGCGGGTGGCTGAGGGGCACAATAAGATGCTGAGCAATGTAGCAGAGCGCGTCACTGTGCCCCGGAACTTCATCCGTGGGGCTCTGCTGGAGCAGGCTGGACAGGACATTCAGAACAAGCTGGA TGAGGTGAAGCTCTCAGTCGTCACCTACTTGACCAACTCCATAGTGGACGAGATCCTGCAGGAGCTGTACCACTCCCACAAGAGCCTG GCCCGGCACCTGACCCAGCTAAGGACACTGTCAGAtccaccaggagggctgggcCAAGGGCAGGATCTGTCCTCCAGAAGCCGAGGCCGGAACCATGATCAGGAGGAGACCACAGATGATGAACTTGGGACCAACATC GACACCATGGCCATCAAAAAGCAGAAACGCTGCCGCAAGATCCGGCCGGTGTCTGCCTTCATCA GTGGGAGCCCTCAGGACATGGAAAGCCAACTGGGGAGCCTGGGAATCCCCCCTGGCTGGTTCTCAGGACTTGGGGGCAGCCAACCCACGGCTAGTGGCTCCTGGGAAGGTCTATCTGAGCTGCCTACTCATGGCTATAAACTAAGGCATCAAACACAAGGGAGGCCCCGGCCCCCCAGGACCACCCCACCAGGACCAGGTCGGCCCACT CAGGTACCAGTACCTGGGACTCGTCAGGAAAATGGGATGGCCAGCCGCCTAGATGAGGGGCTTGAGGACTTTTTCAGCCGAAGGGTCATGGATGAAAGTTCCAG CTATCCCCGGACTCTGAGGACTGTTCGGCCAGGCCTCTCAGAGACACCACTGCCTCCACTCCAGAAGAAGAGGCGCAGAGGCCTGTTTCATTTTCGGAGACCCCGGAGCTTCAAGGGGGACAGGGGGCCAGGGTCCCCCACTGCTGgactcctcctccctccacccccacccccacccccaactcagGAGAGCCCTCCCAGCCCAGATCCCCCAAGCCTCGGCAATAACTCTTCTCCCTGCTGGAGCCCAGAGGAGGAAACCAGCCTCCTCCCTGGATTTGGTGGGGGAAGAGGGCCTTCCTTCCGTAGGAAGATG GGCACCGAGGGGTCAGAGCCAGGGGAGGGGGACCCAGCCCCTGGGACAGCACAGCAGCCAAGGGCCCATGGTGTTGCCCTTCCTGGGTTGGGAAGAGCCAAGGGTTGGAGCTTCGACGGGAAACGAGAG GGCACAGGCCCAGACCTGGATGACAGCACCCAGGCTTGGCAGAAGAGGCGCTCTTCAGATGATGCAG GACCTGGAGCCTGGAagccacccccaccaccccaaaGCACCAAGCCAAGCTTCAGTGCCATGCGGCGAGCAGAGGCCACATGGCACATAG CTGAGGAGAGTGCCCCCAACCACAGCTGccagagccccagcccagcctcccaagatggagaggaagaaaaggaaggagccTTATTCCCAGAGAGGATGGTTCCAGCCAGGAACGCCAAG CTGCAGGATCCCCCTTTAGctcctcggcctcccaagccagtAGCTGTGCCCAGAGGTCGCAGGCCCCCACAGGTGccagggggcagggaggagaccGAGACTGGGAATACAGCCCCAGGAGTCAACAAGTCCCGGCTGAGGCTGGGCTCACAGCAAGACCAAGAGGAGCCTGAAGTTCAAG GGCCCCCTGATACAGGCCGCCGGACTGCCCCCCTGAAGCCCAAGAGGACACGGCGGGCACAGTCCTGTGATAAACTGGAGCCTGATAGAAGACGGCCCCCTGACCCCTCAGGTGCCAGTG GAACCAGTGAGCCAGGAACAGACTGA